One Natrinema longum genomic window carries:
- the moaC gene encoding cyclic pyranopterin monophosphate synthase MoaC produces MSENDDAAADELTHTTDEGDVQMVDVGDKPDSERRAVAAGEIRLQPSTIEAIRDDEVGKGDVLATARVGAVQAVKHTWETIPMCHQIPITNVETDFSLAEDRIELRVAVETTGKTGCEMEALEGVTTGLNVVWDMVKAVEKDEDGQYPDTGIENVGVLAKEKQRA; encoded by the coding sequence ATGAGTGAGAACGACGACGCGGCCGCCGACGAGCTTACCCACACGACCGACGAGGGCGACGTCCAGATGGTCGACGTCGGCGACAAACCCGACAGCGAACGCCGCGCGGTCGCGGCCGGTGAAATCCGCCTCCAGCCGTCGACGATCGAGGCGATCCGGGACGACGAGGTCGGCAAGGGCGACGTCCTCGCGACCGCCCGGGTCGGCGCGGTCCAGGCCGTCAAACACACCTGGGAGACGATCCCGATGTGCCACCAGATCCCGATTACGAACGTCGAGACCGACTTTTCGCTCGCCGAGGATCGGATCGAACTGCGGGTCGCCGTCGAGACCACCGGGAAGACGGGCTGTGAGATGGAGGCGCTCGAGGGCGTGACGACCGGTCTCAACGTCGTCTGGGACATGGTCAAGGCCGTCGAGAAAGACGAGGACGGACAGTACCCCGACACCGGGATCGAGAACGTGGGCGTGCTCGCGAAGGAAAAGCAGCGAGCGTAG
- a CDS encoding MarR family transcriptional regulator: MVERVPWMAPVDYEIMLFFEDHPILVSPRVLAANIEYDRQYVSKRCRALADANLLEIIDTGLYQLTDTGKEYLKGELDVSDLERNK; the protein is encoded by the coding sequence ATGGTCGAGCGAGTACCTTGGATGGCTCCTGTCGACTACGAGATTATGCTCTTCTTCGAAGATCATCCTATTCTGGTTTCTCCACGGGTTCTCGCAGCGAATATCGAGTATGATCGCCAGTATGTGAGTAAACGGTGTCGGGCTCTTGCCGACGCAAACTTATTAGAGATCATCGATACTGGCCTCTATCAACTCACAGATACTGGGAAGGAGTATCTTAAGGGCGAACTGGATGTGAGCGATCTCGAGCGCAATAAGTAG
- a CDS encoding undecaprenyl-diphosphate phosphatase, translated as MNRAELVVAILAGIVQGVVEWLPVSSQGNLALFLTAVGTDPSVALQLALFLQLGTTLSAATYYRRDIATAVRSVPGWRPHRAYASENAIASYIVVASLMTGLVGIPLYVYAVDLAGRLTGGVFIAAIGVLLILTGVLQLASESVSMGVRDAPTLLDSVLVGAVQGVAILPGISRSGVTTSTLLFRSYDPPAAFRLSFLLSIPASLGAAALTVAGAGGLPGIALGPALAALGISAVVGYLTIDALMRVVDRVPFWVVCFGLGALAIVGGGVVTVVV; from the coding sequence GTGAACCGCGCCGAACTCGTCGTTGCGATACTCGCCGGGATCGTTCAGGGGGTCGTCGAATGGTTGCCCGTCTCGAGCCAGGGGAACCTCGCACTGTTCTTGACTGCCGTCGGAACGGATCCCAGCGTGGCGTTGCAGCTGGCGCTGTTTTTGCAACTCGGGACGACGCTGTCGGCGGCGACCTACTATCGCAGGGACATCGCGACAGCCGTTCGTTCGGTGCCCGGATGGCGACCCCATCGGGCGTACGCCAGTGAGAACGCGATCGCCTCGTACATCGTCGTCGCCTCGCTCATGACCGGTCTCGTGGGGATTCCGCTGTACGTGTACGCGGTCGATCTCGCCGGCCGGCTTACCGGCGGCGTCTTCATCGCCGCGATCGGCGTCCTGTTGATCCTGACCGGCGTCCTCCAGCTCGCCTCGGAGTCGGTGTCGATGGGGGTTCGCGACGCGCCGACGCTGCTCGATTCGGTGCTCGTCGGGGCCGTCCAGGGCGTCGCGATCCTCCCTGGTATCTCTCGATCGGGTGTGACGACGAGTACGCTACTGTTTCGCAGCTACGACCCGCCGGCCGCGTTCCGGCTCTCCTTTCTGTTGTCGATCCCCGCGAGCCTCGGTGCGGCCGCACTCACCGTCGCGGGTGCCGGCGGGCTCCCCGGCATCGCGCTCGGGCCCGCACTGGCCGCACTCGGGATCAGCGCCGTCGTCGGCTACCTCACGATCGATGCCCTCATGCGGGTCGTCGATCGGGTTCCGTTCTGGGTCGTCTGTTTCGGCCTCGGCGCGCTCGCGATCGTCGGCGGGGGCGTCGTCACCGTCGTCGTATAA
- a CDS encoding MFS transporter — MSTDGDPDALSDATASFLADRDDGDQVLETVLAADAEHDTWTFDDIDLDSGTFGELVSSGIVEKVDGAYRVADPKVVEAVMAGEEFEKEPTSVADDRGFDLERFWTAIDPRAMVALVGALVVVAGARMTAFRSIFQSGRVVSPANDPYYFRYWMEELVAEASGPTEYGVLMDPPHSVALRRPLAHATNWFVAELLGGGQGAADTVAAWLPVVASVALGLVIYKVAVLLTRDVRVGVASVLVFAVTPIHAVYTGLGFIDHQLHQYFWLGITLLTLTWLAVDLQRRLEARSEPRPGVLAQLRTPLTWVVTIVFGLSVAAGIHAWGGSPLLLIPLAGYVALRVVMDARADVSPALASLPLLVGLSFGSWLSLALHHRWGWQPEFVATTPALVLGGSVAVIALGELWRRLDIHLGGLLALETAVATGVLLAFRHLQPDDWAEAMARVDDLLFRESATEAASLFSTEYFVIFGPLYQLGMGFYIALAVLGWIAWLVVRRYEPGWLLLGTYAGYLLVLAGIQVRFAGQLAILLAIPTGMGVVRLLSAIELARPPVPFRDRDATAGDDLQEGATVAADGGLEPSISVPDGRRLAYLLGIGLLVFGLSLIYVPTLTANVTYSEAQLEAVDAIDDHADAANRTHPANFVLSEWGDNRMYNHFVNGESQQYVYAQSNYEEFRADSDPDGWYNRFSGRVGYVVVTPVDGNVSSDTAQARLLEDRGAGGNGSDGLAHYQAIAVDDDATAFAVVPGAKLAASGEPGSNVTVETDVSVSGESFTYERTVAVGENGQATVRVPYAGEYTVGNRTATVTEADVLNGKSVALEE, encoded by the coding sequence ATGTCTACTGACGGCGATCCGGACGCCCTTTCGGACGCCACGGCGTCGTTTCTCGCCGACCGCGATGACGGCGACCAGGTACTCGAGACCGTCCTCGCGGCCGACGCCGAACACGACACTTGGACGTTCGACGATATCGATCTGGATTCGGGAACGTTCGGGGAACTCGTGTCGAGCGGAATCGTCGAGAAGGTCGATGGTGCGTATCGAGTTGCTGACCCTAAGGTCGTCGAAGCAGTGATGGCAGGTGAGGAGTTCGAAAAAGAACCGACATCAGTAGCTGACGACCGCGGGTTCGATCTCGAGCGGTTCTGGACGGCCATCGATCCTCGAGCGATGGTCGCGTTGGTCGGGGCGCTGGTCGTCGTCGCCGGTGCCAGAATGACGGCGTTTCGGTCGATCTTTCAGAGCGGCCGAGTCGTCTCGCCCGCGAACGATCCCTACTACTTCCGCTACTGGATGGAGGAACTGGTGGCGGAGGCATCGGGACCGACGGAGTACGGAGTACTGATGGATCCTCCTCACAGCGTCGCACTCCGGCGACCACTGGCCCACGCGACGAACTGGTTCGTTGCCGAGTTACTTGGCGGCGGACAGGGAGCGGCCGACACCGTCGCAGCGTGGCTCCCCGTCGTCGCGTCTGTCGCGCTCGGACTCGTGATTTACAAAGTGGCCGTCTTGCTGACTCGGGACGTCCGGGTCGGGGTCGCGTCCGTTCTGGTCTTTGCAGTGACGCCGATCCACGCGGTCTACACGGGACTGGGGTTCATCGATCACCAGCTCCACCAGTACTTTTGGCTCGGAATTACGCTGCTGACGCTGACGTGGCTCGCGGTTGATCTCCAGCGACGGCTCGAGGCGAGGTCGGAGCCGCGTCCAGGCGTTCTGGCACAGCTTCGAACGCCGCTGACGTGGGTCGTCACCATCGTTTTCGGCCTCTCAGTCGCAGCAGGGATCCACGCCTGGGGCGGCTCGCCGCTGTTGCTGATCCCGCTCGCCGGCTACGTCGCGTTGCGAGTCGTGATGGACGCTCGAGCAGATGTCTCGCCTGCACTCGCGAGCCTGCCGTTGCTCGTTGGCCTCTCATTTGGCAGCTGGCTCTCGCTGGCGCTGCACCACCGCTGGGGCTGGCAGCCGGAGTTCGTTGCGACAACGCCGGCACTGGTGCTTGGCGGCTCGGTCGCCGTAATCGCACTCGGCGAACTGTGGCGGCGGCTCGATATCCACCTCGGCGGCTTGCTCGCACTCGAGACGGCCGTCGCCACAGGGGTACTTCTCGCCTTTCGGCACCTGCAGCCCGACGACTGGGCCGAAGCGATGGCACGCGTCGACGACCTGCTCTTCCGGGAGAGCGCGACCGAGGCGGCCTCGCTGTTTTCGACGGAGTACTTCGTCATCTTCGGGCCGCTCTACCAGCTTGGCATGGGGTTTTACATCGCACTCGCGGTCCTGGGCTGGATCGCCTGGCTCGTCGTCCGTCGGTACGAACCCGGCTGGTTGCTCCTTGGCACCTACGCGGGCTACCTGCTCGTCCTGGCAGGGATTCAGGTCCGCTTTGCCGGCCAGTTGGCGATTCTGCTGGCCATCCCCACCGGGATGGGCGTCGTCCGACTGCTCTCAGCCATCGAGCTGGCGCGTCCGCCGGTCCCGTTTCGGGATCGAGACGCCACCGCTGGGGATGACCTGCAGGAGGGAGCGACCGTCGCCGCCGACGGCGGACTCGAGCCCTCGATTTCGGTTCCCGATGGGCGACGGCTCGCCTATCTGCTCGGGATCGGGCTGCTCGTGTTCGGGCTGAGCCTCATCTACGTCCCCACACTGACGGCCAACGTGACCTACAGCGAGGCACAGCTCGAGGCCGTCGACGCGATCGACGACCACGCCGACGCGGCGAACCGAACCCATCCCGCTAACTTCGTGTTGAGCGAGTGGGGCGACAACCGGATGTACAACCACTTCGTCAACGGCGAATCACAGCAGTACGTCTACGCCCAGAGCAACTACGAGGAGTTCCGAGCGGATTCAGATCCCGACGGCTGGTACAACCGGTTCAGCGGTCGGGTCGGCTACGTCGTCGTGACTCCCGTCGACGGGAACGTCTCGTCCGACACCGCACAAGCCCGCCTGCTCGAGGATCGTGGGGCAGGCGGAAACGGCTCCGACGGGCTGGCCCACTACCAGGCGATCGCCGTCGACGACGACGCCACGGCCTTCGCAGTCGTTCCCGGAGCGAAGCTCGCAGCGTCCGGTGAGCCGGGGTCGAACGTAACAGTCGAGACCGATGTCTCCGTCTCCGGAGAGTCGTTCACGTACGAGCGGACAGTGGCGGTCGGGGAAAACGGTCAGGCGACGGTGAGGGTGCCCTACGCCGGTGAGTATACGGTCGGCAATCGGACGGCGACCGTTACCGAAGCGGACGTGCTAAACGGGAAGTCGGTCGCGCTCGAGGAGTGA
- the glmS gene encoding glutamine--fructose-6-phosphate transaminase (isomerizing), translating into MCGIVGYVGSTDGSDAVDVVLDGLSQLEYRGYDSAGLAVPTPSMRVSKAAGELSALEDVVSRPGLAGESVGIGHTRWSTHGEPSDANAHPHGDAAGRVAVVHNGIIENYQRLRDDLVDAGVAFQSETDTEVVPHLIGRYLDRGADPEAAFRLAIDQLEGSYAIAAVFDGSETVYAARQDSPLVVGLGETGTYLASDVPAFIEYTDRVCYLENGDFARLSADGAVITDGEGEPLDRATETIAWDSEDAEKSGYDHYMLKEIHEQPTALRQCLRGRIDELGGTVDLAELAAIDHDGPVQFVACGTSYHAAMFGAERLRSGGVRAQAFLASEYGIDRVPVDEGTLVVGVTQSGETADTLRALREADRAGATTLAVTNTVGSSAARECDHALYIRAGPEIGVAATKTFASQQLALALLAFELGDGPTRGELEALRDIPGQVQTVLETTTARAVAEAFVDADAYFFVGRGYHYPVALEGALKMKEITYRHAEGFASGELKHGPLALVTETTPVFAIVTGDGETARKTIGNVKEVEARDAPVVAITDGESDVTRYADYVLEIPAVDDISASVLANVQLQLVAYWVANLLGRSIDKPRNLAKSVTVE; encoded by the coding sequence ATGTGTGGTATCGTCGGGTACGTCGGCTCTACCGACGGGAGCGATGCCGTCGACGTCGTTCTCGACGGGCTCTCACAACTCGAGTATCGTGGCTACGACTCCGCCGGGCTGGCCGTACCGACCCCCTCGATGCGGGTTTCGAAGGCCGCCGGCGAACTGTCGGCACTCGAGGACGTGGTTTCTCGCCCTGGCCTCGCGGGCGAATCGGTCGGAATCGGTCACACGCGCTGGAGTACACACGGCGAACCGTCCGACGCCAACGCCCACCCACACGGCGATGCGGCGGGACGGGTCGCCGTCGTCCACAACGGAATCATCGAGAACTACCAGCGGCTGCGCGACGATCTCGTCGATGCGGGCGTCGCCTTCCAGAGCGAGACGGACACCGAAGTCGTTCCCCACCTGATCGGGCGCTACCTCGACCGCGGTGCCGACCCCGAGGCTGCGTTCCGGCTGGCGATCGACCAACTCGAGGGCAGTTACGCGATCGCCGCCGTTTTCGACGGCTCGGAGACGGTGTACGCAGCGCGCCAGGATTCCCCGCTCGTCGTCGGCCTCGGAGAGACCGGGACGTACCTCGCGAGCGACGTCCCCGCGTTCATCGAGTACACCGACCGCGTCTGCTACCTCGAGAACGGCGATTTCGCTCGACTCTCCGCGGACGGCGCGGTCATCACCGACGGGGAGGGAGAACCCCTCGACCGGGCGACGGAAACGATCGCGTGGGACTCCGAAGACGCGGAGAAAAGCGGCTACGACCACTACATGCTCAAGGAGATCCACGAGCAGCCGACGGCCCTGCGGCAGTGTCTCCGGGGCCGGATCGACGAGCTCGGGGGGACGGTCGATCTGGCGGAACTCGCCGCCATCGACCACGACGGACCGGTCCAGTTCGTCGCCTGCGGAACGTCGTATCACGCGGCGATGTTCGGTGCGGAGCGGCTCCGGTCGGGCGGCGTGAGGGCACAGGCGTTTCTCGCCAGCGAATACGGGATCGATCGCGTTCCCGTCGACGAGGGGACGCTCGTCGTCGGCGTCACCCAGAGCGGCGAGACCGCCGACACGTTACGCGCCCTCCGTGAGGCCGACCGCGCCGGGGCGACGACGCTCGCCGTGACCAACACGGTCGGCAGCTCCGCCGCTCGAGAGTGCGATCACGCCCTCTACATCAGAGCGGGTCCCGAGATCGGCGTCGCCGCGACGAAGACGTTCGCGAGCCAGCAACTCGCGCTCGCACTGCTGGCGTTCGAACTCGGCGACGGCCCGACCCGCGGGGAACTCGAGGCACTCCGAGACATCCCCGGGCAGGTCCAGACGGTCCTCGAAACGACGACCGCCAGAGCGGTCGCCGAGGCGTTCGTCGATGCCGACGCGTACTTCTTCGTGGGACGGGGCTACCACTACCCGGTCGCGCTCGAGGGCGCGCTGAAAATGAAGGAGATCACCTACCGTCACGCGGAGGGATTCGCATCCGGCGAGTTGAAACACGGCCCGCTGGCGCTCGTGACCGAAACCACGCCGGTGTTCGCGATCGTCACCGGCGACGGCGAAACCGCTCGGAAGACGATCGGAAACGTCAAAGAAGTCGAGGCCCGCGACGCACCCGTCGTGGCGATCACCGACGGGGAGTCCGACGTGACGCGCTACGCCGACTACGTCCTCGAGATCCCCGCCGTCGACGACATCAGTGCGTCAGTGCTCGCGAACGTCCAGTTGCAACTGGTCGCCTACTGGGTCGCCAACCTGCTGGGACGCTCGATCGACAAGCCGCGCAATCTGGCCAAGAGCGTAACAGTTGAGTGA
- a CDS encoding NAD(P)H-dependent flavin oxidoreductase, with the protein MTLRTTLCDLLEIEYPIVQAPIGSATCPALAAAVSNAGGLGHLAVTWRDLAETRRVIDETRGLTDEPFAVNLVVDDATTSVATADHLEVVLDAGAEIVTLSFGDAAPHVGRIHDAGAIVAQTVGSAEEARDAVDAGVDIVVTQGLEAGGHVQSDVATTALVPRVADAVGADVPIVAAGGIGDGRGIAAALALGADGAWLGTRFVATEEARVHEVYQRRLRESDETDTEYTTLFEKGWPGTPHRVLRNETLERWERAGSPPAGERPGETDTVATTGDGEPIERYDEALATPDVDGAIEELALFAGQSVGQVAEIRPAGAVLADLVSETHTAISEFPGRSNHDG; encoded by the coding sequence ATGACACTACGAACGACGCTCTGTGACCTGCTCGAGATCGAGTACCCGATCGTCCAGGCACCGATCGGGAGCGCGACTTGCCCTGCACTCGCGGCCGCCGTCTCGAACGCCGGCGGCCTCGGTCACCTCGCGGTCACGTGGCGCGATCTCGCGGAAACGCGGCGGGTGATCGACGAGACGCGCGGGCTGACCGACGAGCCGTTCGCGGTCAACCTCGTGGTCGACGACGCGACGACGAGCGTGGCCACGGCCGACCACCTTGAGGTGGTCCTCGATGCCGGGGCCGAGATCGTCACGCTCTCGTTCGGGGACGCCGCCCCCCACGTCGGTCGGATTCACGACGCGGGTGCGATCGTCGCACAGACGGTCGGGAGCGCCGAAGAAGCGCGCGACGCCGTCGACGCCGGCGTCGATATCGTCGTCACGCAGGGACTCGAGGCGGGCGGCCACGTCCAGAGCGACGTGGCGACGACGGCGCTCGTCCCGAGGGTCGCGGACGCCGTCGGTGCGGACGTTCCGATCGTCGCGGCCGGCGGAATCGGCGACGGCCGGGGGATCGCGGCCGCGCTCGCGCTCGGTGCCGACGGCGCGTGGCTGGGAACGCGGTTCGTCGCGACCGAGGAGGCACGGGTCCACGAGGTCTACCAGCGACGGCTCCGCGAGAGCGACGAGACCGACACCGAGTACACGACCCTCTTCGAGAAGGGCTGGCCGGGAACGCCACACCGCGTATTGCGAAACGAGACGCTCGAGCGGTGGGAGCGCGCGGGCAGCCCCCCTGCCGGGGAACGGCCGGGCGAAACCGATACCGTCGCGACCACCGGTGACGGCGAGCCGATCGAACGCTACGACGAGGCCCTCGCGACCCCGGACGTCGACGGTGCGATCGAGGAACTGGCACTGTTCGCCGGCCAGAGCGTCGGACAGGTGGCCGAGATTCGGCCCGCCGGAGCCGTCCTCGCGGACCTCGTCTCGGAAACCCACACGGCGATTTCGGAGTTCCCCGGTCGCTCGAATCACGACGGGTGA
- a CDS encoding sugar phosphate nucleotidyltransferase: MTIRSAVVLAAGEGARLRPLTKHRPKPMLPAATKPILEHVFDALVDAGITEITVVVGYGRTHVQSYFGSTYRDASLEYVVQDKQLGSGHALLAAESEVSEPQLVLNGDQLVAQRIVEDVLAAYDDGDDAIATLGLVRDAAVDNYGGVILEDDGSVREIVERPRDDRTYQLNAGVYAFDPELFEYLRGPEPQLNEYSLVDGIANAIDATETVRGVTSEGIWIDATYPWDLLEVTETLFESVDGVESEISADARVHDSATIVEPVVISADCVVGPGAVVGPNVALGKNATVGANAVVETSVVDADTRVGSGATLVDCVTGRNVRIGTGSTVVGGPGDVRVGDRVHEAERLGALLADRVRDGGGVTYAPGTIVGSDAVINAGTTVRGTIETGTEVQ; the protein is encoded by the coding sequence ATGACGATTCGTTCTGCGGTTGTTCTCGCGGCAGGGGAGGGGGCCCGTCTCCGTCCCCTGACGAAACATCGGCCAAAGCCGATGCTTCCCGCGGCGACGAAACCGATTCTCGAGCACGTCTTCGATGCGCTCGTCGACGCCGGCATTACGGAGATCACCGTCGTCGTCGGATACGGGCGGACGCACGTCCAGTCGTATTTCGGCTCGACGTACCGCGACGCCTCTCTCGAGTACGTCGTCCAGGACAAGCAACTCGGCAGTGGACACGCCCTGTTGGCTGCCGAATCCGAGGTTTCCGAGCCCCAACTCGTCCTCAACGGGGATCAACTCGTCGCCCAGCGGATCGTCGAGGACGTTCTCGCTGCTTACGACGATGGCGACGACGCGATCGCGACGCTCGGACTCGTTCGTGACGCGGCCGTCGACAACTACGGCGGCGTGATCCTCGAGGACGACGGCAGCGTTCGGGAAATCGTCGAACGTCCCCGCGACGACCGGACGTACCAGCTCAACGCGGGCGTCTACGCCTTCGATCCGGAACTCTTCGAATATCTCCGGGGGCCGGAACCACAGCTGAACGAGTACTCGCTCGTCGACGGAATCGCGAACGCGATCGACGCCACGGAGACCGTCCGGGGCGTCACGTCCGAGGGAATCTGGATCGACGCGACGTATCCCTGGGATCTCCTCGAGGTAACCGAGACCCTCTTCGAGAGCGTCGACGGTGTCGAAAGCGAGATTTCGGCCGATGCTCGCGTTCACGACTCGGCAACGATCGTCGAACCGGTCGTGATTTCCGCCGACTGCGTCGTCGGCCCGGGCGCTGTCGTCGGCCCGAACGTCGCACTCGGCAAGAACGCGACGGTCGGGGCGAACGCCGTCGTCGAGACCAGCGTCGTCGACGCCGACACGCGCGTCGGTTCGGGGGCGACGCTCGTCGACTGCGTCACTGGGCGGAACGTCCGGATCGGCACTGGCTCGACCGTCGTCGGGGGGCCAGGCGACGTCCGCGTCGGCGACCGCGTCCACGAAGCCGAACGACTGGGCGCGTTGCTCGCGGATCGCGTTCGCGACGGTGGCGGCGTGACCTACGCGCCGGGGACGATCGTCGGCTCCGATGCCGTCATCAACGCGGGAACGACCGTTCGCGGGACGATCGAGACCGGAACGGAGGTTCAGTAA
- a CDS encoding HVO_A0556 family zinc finger protein: MQVIAHLIARQRCDQRVNRFSCNYSDALEGSICTFCEEGELLRDSFKGNDAVICDACGTPGAQVW, encoded by the coding sequence CTGCAAGTCATTGCGCACCTGATCGCACGACAGCGTTGCGATCAGCGTGTCAATCGGTTCAGTTGCAACTATAGTGACGCCCTCGAGGGAAGCATCTGTACGTTTTGTGAGGAGGGGGAACTTCTGCGGGACAGTTTCAAAGGAAACGATGCGGTGATCTGTGACGCCTGTGGGACGCCGGGCGCGCAAGTGTGGTAA